In a genomic window of Prochlorococcus marinus str. GP2:
- a CDS encoding bifunctional folylpolyglutamate synthase/dihydrofolate synthase gives MKNANLKIFELLSPKYERDNIKLGLSRIKKALQELGNPCENIPAIQIIGTNGKGSIAAYLESILFEAKCNFGVTTSPHLFDICERIRVNKKNINKTDFEKIYRFIEKNFSTFELTPFEKIICCALNFFESKKVELLILEAGLGGRLDATTAHKSRPIIAIGNIGLDHKEFLGDTIEKIAKEKLAVIEKNSIVISCDQNSQVKNLITNKVKEVGAEIIWKDAISNSYELGLKGIFQKQNASVAVGAIEALNNLGFNIKEKYIYEGLKKTAWNGRLEIINYFNKEILVDCAHNYPAAKALSKERSNWENEDKGIYWILGVQRQKDIYAILKTLLKKNDHLLLVPVPNQPSWKLNELSQIKEIDFQKTIEFKTFELAIEYLFSLEKWPPNHPVLAGSIFLVAEFIKYAKKQKC, from the coding sequence GGTTTATCAAGAATTAAAAAAGCACTTCAAGAACTTGGTAATCCATGCGAAAATATCCCTGCTATTCAAATTATTGGAACCAATGGGAAAGGATCAATCGCGGCATATTTAGAAAGTATACTTTTTGAAGCTAAATGTAATTTTGGTGTAACGACATCTCCTCATCTTTTTGACATATGCGAGAGGATTAGAGTTAATAAAAAAAATATTAACAAAACTGATTTTGAAAAAATCTATAGATTTATAGAAAAAAATTTTTCAACATTTGAATTAACTCCTTTTGAAAAAATAATTTGCTGCGCACTAAATTTTTTTGAAAGTAAAAAAGTTGAATTGCTCATTCTTGAAGCTGGCTTAGGGGGAAGATTAGATGCAACAACTGCCCATAAATCTAGACCAATAATTGCTATTGGAAATATTGGCTTAGACCATAAAGAATTTCTTGGAGATACGATTGAAAAAATTGCCAAAGAAAAATTAGCAGTTATCGAAAAAAACTCAATTGTCATCTCATGCGACCAAAATAGTCAAGTTAAAAATTTAATAACCAATAAAGTTAAAGAGGTTGGAGCAGAAATTATCTGGAAAGATGCAATTTCAAACAGCTATGAGCTTGGATTAAAAGGAATTTTCCAAAAGCAAAATGCTTCAGTAGCTGTTGGAGCAATTGAAGCGCTTAATAATTTGGGATTTAATATTAAAGAAAAATACATATATGAAGGTCTTAAAAAGACAGCCTGGAACGGAAGGCTAGAAATAATAAATTATTTCAATAAAGAAATTCTTGTGGATTGTGCGCATAATTATCCTGCTGCAAAAGCACTTAGTAAAGAGCGAAGCAATTGGGAGAATGAAGATAAAGGAATTTATTGGATTTTAGGTGTCCAAAGACAAAAAGACATTTACGCAATATTAAAAACACTTCTAAAGAAAAATGATCACTTATTGCTTGTGCCAGTTCCAAACCAACCTAGTTGGAAATTAAACGAACTCTCTCAGATTAAAGAAATTGACTTTCAAAAAACAATTGAATTTAAAACATTTGAACTTGCTATTGAGTATTTATTTTCCCTAGAAAAATGGCCACCTAATCATCCTGTCCTAGCAGGTTCTATTTTTTTAGTTGCTGAATTTATTAAATATGCAAAAAAACAGAAATGTTAA
- the miaB gene encoding tRNA (N6-isopentenyl adenosine(37)-C2)-methylthiotransferase MiaB, with the protein MLTKTNLDEKKFQRNSTTGSYWITTFGCQMNKADSERMAGTLEKMGYTRADNELNADLVLYNTCTIRDNAEQKVYSFLGRQAKRKHKMPNLKLVVAGCLAQQEGESLLRRVPELDLVMGPQHVNNLENLLGKVDLGNQVAATEETFISEDITNARRESSICGWVNIIYGCNERCSYCVVPSVRGKEQSRYPSAIKSEIQKLADDNFKEITLLGQNIDAYGRDLPGTTKEGRKENTLTDLLYYIHDVNGISRIRFATSHPRYFSKRLIQACYELDKVCEHFHIPFQSGNDEILKRMSRGYTIKKYKNIIENIRSLMPDASITADAIVAFPGETEQQYQDTLKLISDIGFDQVNTAAYSPRPNTPAAVWSNQLPEEVKKERLQEINTLVERTAKSRNQRYINNIERVLIEGLNPKNSSQIMGRTRTNRLTFVGIPKNTKFDFSLGDEIDVRINEARPFSLTGELCL; encoded by the coding sequence GTGCTAACAAAAACAAACCTAGACGAAAAAAAATTTCAAAGGAATTCAACTACAGGCAGTTATTGGATAACTACATTTGGATGTCAAATGAACAAGGCTGATTCTGAGAGAATGGCTGGGACATTAGAGAAAATGGGATATACCAGAGCAGATAATGAATTAAATGCCGATTTGGTCTTGTACAACACATGCACTATCAGAGATAATGCTGAGCAAAAAGTTTATAGCTTTCTAGGAAGACAAGCAAAAAGAAAGCACAAAATGCCCAATCTAAAACTTGTTGTAGCAGGTTGCCTTGCTCAGCAAGAGGGAGAGTCCTTACTAAGAAGAGTCCCAGAACTTGATCTAGTAATGGGGCCTCAACACGTAAACAACCTTGAGAATCTTCTGGGAAAAGTTGATTTAGGAAATCAAGTTGCTGCCACTGAAGAAACCTTCATTTCTGAAGATATAACAAATGCCAGAAGAGAAAGCTCTATTTGTGGATGGGTTAATATTATTTATGGATGTAATGAAAGATGTTCATATTGTGTAGTTCCCTCTGTCAGAGGGAAAGAGCAATCAAGATATCCAAGTGCTATAAAAAGTGAGATTCAAAAATTAGCGGATGATAATTTTAAAGAAATTACTCTTTTGGGGCAGAATATTGATGCTTATGGAAGAGATCTTCCTGGGACAACAAAAGAGGGGAGAAAAGAAAATACTCTAACTGACCTTTTATATTACATTCATGATGTTAATGGGATTAGTAGAATTAGATTTGCTACTAGCCATCCAAGGTATTTTTCAAAAAGATTGATTCAAGCTTGTTATGAACTTGATAAAGTCTGTGAACATTTCCATATTCCCTTCCAAAGTGGAAATGACGAAATCTTAAAACGGATGTCTAGAGGATATACTATCAAAAAGTATAAAAATATAATTGAGAATATAAGATCATTAATGCCAGATGCATCAATAACAGCGGACGCTATAGTTGCTTTCCCAGGTGAAACCGAACAACAATATCAAGATACATTGAAACTTATATCAGATATTGGCTTTGATCAAGTTAATACTGCAGCATACTCCCCAAGACCAAATACGCCTGCAGCAGTTTGGTCGAATCAACTTCCAGAAGAAGTAAAAAAAGAAAGATTGCAGGAAATTAATACTTTGGTCGAGAGAACTGCTAAGAGCAGAAACCAAAGATACATTAATAATATTGAAAGAGTTTTAATTGAGGGTTTAAATCCAAAAAATTCTTCGCAAATTATGGGCAGAACAAGGACAAATAGATTAACTTTCGTAGGAATTCCCAAAAACACCAAATTTGACTTTTCATTAGGAGATGAGATAGACGTCAGAATTAATGAAGCAAGGCCTTTTTCTTTAACAGGTGAACTTTGCTTATAG
- a CDS encoding FAD-binding oxidoreductase, protein MTSNNFKFIDRFREVKNLEIIESQSDIKRLSKDFYNYSPILTEKLDGCIADLVVRPSDHKAVKEVAEICWDFSIPLTLRGSGTGNYGQAVPLFKGVVMQMSNLNKLEEFDPDTGFVKVQSGCVMGDLNKQLEKYGRELRLLPSTWKTATIGGFIAGGSGGIGSIRWGFLRDPGNLIGLEAVTMNEKPVLLKFDAQESEPLNHAYGTNGIITSLSLATDIKRKWYSIIIDCIEFEKTIEILKNLTSAAIDLKLGAILEEEIVDQMPNWFKSNSRSHKILIQSTLGGTKTIKLICKKFKVESTFLGEEEKLVNGISEVVWNHTTLHMRSRDKNWTYLQMLLPLSNEIELINFMKKKWGRKVLWHLEAVSQQGSPRLAALPVLKWNGIDELNEIMEDCKKLGAFIFNPHVLTVEGGGLGVVDADQVKAKLKFDPKGLLNPGKLEGWEVKEQFNI, encoded by the coding sequence ATGACATCAAATAATTTTAAATTTATAGACAGATTTAGGGAAGTCAAAAATTTAGAGATTATTGAAAGCCAATCTGACATAAAAAGACTTTCAAAAGATTTTTATAACTACTCTCCAATCCTTACTGAAAAATTAGACGGATGTATTGCTGATTTGGTGGTAAGACCTAGTGATCACAAAGCGGTAAAGGAAGTTGCAGAAATTTGTTGGGATTTTTCTATCCCACTTACTTTAAGGGGTTCAGGTACAGGTAATTATGGACAAGCTGTCCCATTGTTTAAAGGAGTTGTAATGCAGATGAGTAACTTAAATAAGTTAGAAGAATTTGATCCGGATACAGGTTTTGTAAAAGTACAGTCTGGCTGCGTGATGGGAGATTTGAATAAACAATTAGAGAAATATGGGAGGGAATTAAGGTTACTTCCTAGTACTTGGAAAACTGCAACAATTGGAGGTTTTATTGCAGGTGGATCAGGAGGTATTGGGTCCATTAGGTGGGGATTTTTAAGAGATCCAGGAAATCTTATTGGTTTAGAGGCAGTAACGATGAATGAAAAACCTGTATTATTAAAATTTGATGCTCAAGAATCTGAACCTCTTAATCATGCTTATGGGACTAATGGAATAATTACTTCTTTATCACTTGCTACTGATATAAAACGTAAGTGGTATTCAATAATTATCGACTGTATTGAATTTGAAAAAACAATAGAAATATTAAAAAATCTTACGAGCGCAGCAATTGATCTGAAACTGGGAGCAATTCTTGAAGAAGAAATTGTAGATCAAATGCCAAATTGGTTTAAAAGTAATTCTAGAAGTCACAAGATATTAATTCAATCTACTCTTGGAGGAACAAAAACCATCAAGCTAATTTGTAAAAAATTTAAAGTTGAATCTACCTTCCTTGGGGAAGAAGAAAAACTCGTTAATGGAATTTCTGAAGTCGTATGGAATCATACAACTCTTCATATGAGGTCTAGGGATAAGAATTGGACGTATTTACAAATGCTTTTGCCACTTTCTAATGAAATAGAATTGATTAATTTTATGAAAAAAAAATGGGGTAGGAAAGTTCTTTGGCATTTAGAGGCAGTTTCTCAACAAGGATCACCCCGATTAGCTGCTTTGCCTGTATTAAAGTGGAATGGGATAGATGAATTAAATGAAATAATGGAAGATTGTAAGAAACTTGGTGCGTTTATTTTTAATCCCCATGTTCTAACTGTCGAAGGCGGAGGCCTAGGAGTAGTTGACGCAGATCAAGTAAAAGCGAAATTGAAATTTGATCCTAAAGGTTTATTAAATCCAGGAAAATTAGAAGGTTGGGAAGTAAAGGAACAATTTAATATTTAA
- a CDS encoding amidohydrolase family protein, giving the protein MSNSGTAEVLIPRSLCLIEDIDNLIIDVEDLCSVSISWDDGFVTELKPLKNKVTKPRNILFPRFVETHSHFDKSFTWEDFPNLESNYGGALSINLEEHKTRTTDKVLERVEKSLKLAIKNGYRAIRSHIDTYKSQSINIWIELFKLQKKFSSELTLQYVALAPLEFWDTSNGEELAKIFSSFGGILGGVIVPPFNKKDTSKFLAKMLLLASKYKLEIDLHIDESIIEPGAGIKVLLETIENLKINNIPITCSHSSSLISLSQREILNLGEKMAEKNIKVIALPLTNFWLLNRSNKTTSLKRPVAPIKQLQKAHVDVSIGSDNVQDPWFPFGNFDPFYMLSCSIPMLQINPWERMTLSSIFLAPSRLLNLKWDGLIKKGCPADFVILDAQRWADVFSSTLKRKVYIKGDLYC; this is encoded by the coding sequence TTGAGTAATTCCGGCACAGCTGAGGTTCTTATTCCCAGAAGCCTTTGTTTAATAGAAGATATTGATAACCTCATTATTGATGTAGAGGATTTATGTTCAGTTTCCATTAGTTGGGATGATGGATTTGTTACTGAGTTAAAGCCTTTAAAAAATAAAGTTACAAAACCAAGAAACATTTTATTCCCAAGATTTGTCGAAACGCATTCGCATTTTGATAAATCTTTTACATGGGAGGATTTTCCTAACCTGGAATCAAACTATGGAGGAGCATTATCAATAAATCTTGAAGAACATAAAACTAGAACTACAGATAAGGTTCTAGAGAGAGTTGAGAAGTCATTAAAACTTGCTATAAAAAATGGATACCGAGCTATTAGAAGTCATATTGATACATACAAAAGTCAATCAATTAATATTTGGATTGAACTTTTCAAATTACAGAAAAAATTTTCATCTGAGTTGACTTTGCAATACGTTGCTCTAGCCCCATTGGAATTTTGGGATACTTCTAATGGAGAAGAGTTGGCAAAAATATTTTCCTCTTTTGGAGGCATTTTAGGAGGTGTTATTGTCCCCCCTTTCAATAAAAAAGATACAAGCAAATTTCTCGCAAAGATGCTTCTTCTAGCGAGTAAATATAAATTAGAAATTGATTTGCATATAGATGAATCGATCATTGAGCCTGGGGCCGGAATAAAAGTTTTATTGGAGACAATCGAAAATTTAAAGATTAATAATATTCCAATTACCTGTAGTCATTCGAGTAGTCTTATTTCTTTAAGTCAAAGAGAGATTTTAAATTTAGGAGAAAAAATGGCTGAGAAAAATATCAAAGTTATTGCTTTACCTCTAACAAATTTTTGGCTGCTCAATCGAAGTAATAAAACTACTTCATTAAAAAGACCAGTTGCGCCAATAAAGCAATTACAAAAAGCACACGTGGATGTATCTATAGGTAGTGATAACGTTCAAGATCCCTGGTTCCCATTTGGTAATTTTGATCCTTTTTATATGTTGTCTTGCTCAATACCTATGCTTCAAATAAATCCCTGGGAGAGAATGACTCTATCTTCTATTTTTTTAGCTCCAAGCAGATTATTAAACTTAAAATGGGATGGTTTAATTAAAAAGGGTTGCCCTGCTGACTTTGTAATTTTAGATGCACAAAGATGGGCAGATGTTTTTTCGAGTACCTTAAAGAGAAAAGTGTATATAAAAGGCGATTTATATTGCTAA
- a CDS encoding D-alanine--D-alanine ligase family protein, whose amino-acid sequence MIEEKKRCIGLIFGGYSNEHEVSISSAKTVFEAFNSEINKQRYKIKAFYINKYGEWIDSDLSEKILLDQIDHNNIKKSNQGKINFLDGIDFQYIDVWFPLLHGFNGEDGSIHGLIKFTKKPLVGCGILGSAIGMDKIMMKTIFSNLKIPQVKYLAFQNEDLNDIKVKNRLISEIVKNLNFPVFVKPSNSGSSLGISKVINESEILHAIEKAWEIDPRFLVEEGLEVREIECGIIGNSKLLTSEIGEVTYESDWYDYDSKYNSNNNNISIPAEIDAKITKQIKEIAIQSCRALNIFGFARVDFFLEKSSNKILLNEINTIPGFTKKSMFPMLWKASGLNIEQLVAKLIDISLDL is encoded by the coding sequence ATGATTGAGGAAAAGAAAAGATGTATTGGGTTAATATTTGGTGGGTATTCCAATGAACATGAAGTATCGATATCCTCTGCAAAAACAGTTTTTGAAGCCTTTAATTCAGAAATAAACAAACAACGTTATAAAATTAAGGCATTTTACATAAATAAATATGGAGAGTGGATTGATAGTGATTTATCAGAAAAAATCCTACTTGATCAAATTGATCACAATAATATAAAAAAGTCTAATCAAGGAAAGATAAACTTCTTAGACGGAATTGACTTTCAATATATTGATGTGTGGTTTCCTCTTCTGCATGGATTTAATGGTGAAGACGGATCAATTCATGGCTTAATTAAATTCACTAAAAAACCTTTAGTCGGATGTGGAATTTTAGGTTCTGCAATAGGGATGGATAAAATAATGATGAAAACAATTTTCTCAAATCTCAAAATCCCACAAGTTAAGTATCTTGCTTTTCAAAATGAAGATCTCAATGATATAAAAGTAAAAAACAGACTAATTAGTGAGATTGTAAAAAATTTAAATTTTCCTGTTTTTGTTAAACCATCTAACTCTGGATCATCTCTTGGTATCTCTAAAGTCATAAATGAATCAGAAATATTGCATGCCATAGAAAAAGCTTGGGAAATAGATCCAAGGTTTTTAGTGGAGGAAGGCCTTGAAGTAAGAGAAATTGAATGCGGAATAATTGGGAATTCGAAACTATTAACCTCTGAGATAGGAGAAGTAACTTACGAAAGTGATTGGTATGATTACGATTCGAAATATAACTCAAATAATAATAATATATCTATACCAGCCGAAATAGATGCAAAAATAACCAAGCAAATCAAAGAAATTGCTATCCAAAGTTGTAGAGCACTAAATATTTTTGGTTTTGCTAGAGTCGATTTCTTTTTAGAAAAATCTTCAAATAAAATATTGTTAAATGAAATAAATACAATTCCAGGTTTCACCAAAAAAAGTATGTTTCCAATGCTTTGGAAAGCTTCAGGTTTAAATATTGAACAACTTGTGGCTAAACTGATAGATATATCTCTAGATTTATAA